TTTGGCTTTCGCGTTGCATCTCCACACGGAACGCTCCCTTGGGACCGCGAACACGCACCGTTAGCTGTCCTGCACCGGCACCACGCGTATCCACGATGAACCTCGACTGGAAGGTGGCCAACACACCGTGCTCGATGCCGGGTCCATACACGCGCACCTTACTGGCATCGGGTGCTCCGGCAACGCGCAACGTATACGGTGATCCCGGTACATGCTGTCCACCGTACTTGATCGTTAGCGTGTGCCGTCCCGGTTCCTGTGGTTTCACGTTCAGCGTAAACGTGGCATCCCCGTGATCGTACAGCTCACAGTAGGCCACCTTCCGGGGTCCGGCACAGTGTGCCGTCAGTTCACCTGGTCCCGCTCGGCGTGTATCGATCCATGATTTGATCTCTCGTCCAACGACCCCATTCCGGAGACCTTCACCTGAGCAGAGGACCTTTGCGGCATCCACCGCCGGCCCTACCGGTATCGTCAGTGGGCATCCCTTGATCGTACGGCCATTCCACTCGACATCCAGACTCAACGGACCGCCGGTCGATTTGTGTGGATTGTACGAAGCCAACCAGATGAGTTCGTTCGGTCGCGGTTGCAGTAGTGTGACCGGGAGCGGTTCTCCATCTTCGTACGTCATGTGAACTTCCGGTTTACCGGAGAGGGCTTCCGTGGCATCGATGGTAAAGTGTGATATTTCATCGACCTGGGCGGTCGTGAGACCGCGCCCAGTCAGTACCACCTTATCGGCACCGGCCGACTGTCCGGTGACGTAGACAAACCCAGGACTCTGCGATATCGGTAGACCGGACCAGGTGAGATCGAAACTGTGCTCTCCCTTCACAAGCTCATCGTCGGATAGGAACAGGATACAGCGACCATTACCCTGCTTCTCGACCTCAACCTCACCGTCGTCTACGTAACAGGTCAGCTCACCCGGTCCTGCCATGCTCGTATCGAACACGATCTTGCTCGGTAGCACCAGCTTTCCGCTAGCATCCAGCAGTGATCCCCAGCCACCGATTGGTGTTACCTTGGCCGGATCGAGACAGCTGATGTTCCACGGGGAACCGGGTAGTGGGCCACGGTTGGTGCAGCTTGCCCGGATCTCGTACCGACCGACGCTCAGGATCGTGTAGTAGATCTTCCACTGGTTGTTGCCGAGGTTCTTGATACGGGGCTCGATCCGTTCCGCTTGCTCGTCCGTACGTTCGATCTGTACGTTCGGTGCGGTTGGACAGTAGACGACGAAAGACGTTTCTTTGCCACGGTGCGCCACCTCTAGACCATTGCCTGAGGCGTGACTGTCTGCGTGCTtgcccgcaccaccaccaccgccggtcgtCGATTGGACAGCGTAGGTTATTGGGGAGTTCGGAACGTTCTCACCTCCGTACATGACCGTGGCCTTGTAGTGACCGGCTGCCAGTGGTACGAACTCGACTGCGTGCATGTAATCGTCTTGCTGTGTCAGCTGGACTGGTACGTTCTGGCCGGATGGTGATAGGACAGTTACTTCGATCTCAGCAACACCCGCTGATTCTGATTGTACTGTAAACGGAAGAAACATGGTGGTTAGTATAGgtagttttcaaaaatcaatggTTACTGTGATGCTCCCTCTACTTACCTATCCATGAAATGGGCGAGTTGCTGCACAGGTTCATCTTGGGGACCTTCTGCAACTGAATCTTCGTCGGATCGTACGCTTCGCAGGTGAACGGACTGCCCATCAATGGTTTCGATTGATGAAGAACGTCTGGAAAATGCAGGAAATGGTGCATATAAGTACTGGCTCATGAAACTCAAAAAATGGTATTAAATGGTATTAACGAAGAAATTTGCAATTGGAAGGAATGGAACAATTTATGCCATTGGTTTCCTCATTCAGCCTACTGATGGCTTTCCTGATGGATTGATGTCCACACAAACTGTTAGAACACACGTCCAGGTGATCTAGAAGAATCATCCATCATTTATTCATTGCATCACTACGGCAGTGttgctttgatgtttgcaTAGCTACCCTGATCAACATAAATTTtctgaataaaataaattgatcAGCTCTTCAAAAACATATAAACGCAATAAGAAGGTAACAATAGAGCAGAGGCAAACAtgttaaatttgatttttcaaaatattcaATGGATTATATTAATGTTGCATCTCGTGCCTTGCGAGTGTAATTGCCGCACACCGCGACGTACTTACCAATCAAGCATTGTCCAACTTTCTGCACGGTGAACTCGGCCTGCAGGTGGCCACCCTTCGTCTGATAGCAGCGCACCGGGAGTGCCTGGCCACCGGGGCCCGACACAACGACATCGAATTCCCGTGCCGGATGGCCGACCGTATCGATGGCGAACGAAGTTGTCTTCCCAACCCGCGCCTGATACAACCCTAGCCCATTGACGGTGATCTGAAAAGGGAGTGCGATGAGAGAGGTTATCACCGTGTACCTTTCAGCTTCCCATCCCCCAAACGGCCCTTACCTCCTTACTCATCGCCGGTGCTAGAACATTGATCTCGATGGCCTTGTTAGCGATCGGCACCTGGTTGTAAAGGATCATGATCTTGTGCGGTGCAACGCGCGTCGGATGGTAAACGATCTCCCACACACCACTATTGGCCGTACCACGGATCGAGTGAGGGACCTCGAGACCACCACACCTCACCGTCGACGTCAGCGTACCCTGGCCAGCATCATTCGTTGAGACGACGAGCGAGGCTGGTTTGTGGCAGTAAGCCTCACCAACCTCGACGATCTTCACCATCGACGGATCGAACACGTTGATGGTGCGAGCGGCAATGAAGTTGCGCGTCTCCTGATCAATGTACCGCACCACGTACTGGCCAATCTTGGACGCCTTGAACTCGGCCGCCTTGCGCGACAGTGTGAACGGTACGAGCTTATTCTCCGGATCGAAGATCTCCACCGTTTGCTCTTCGGCGATCAGATCGATGAAGGTCGAGTTACCGGCCTGGACGTTCTGGGTGTTTTGCTGCACTTCACACCGGAACGGTGAACCCTCGACCGGCAGATCGTTGAACGTGATGTTGACAAAGTGTGGTTCGCAGCTCTGCGGGATGAAGGTGACGTCGTACAGTCCCCGGGCACATGCGGTCACCTCGGCTTTCACCGTGCTGGTGGCAGTAGAGACAACCAGCTCCAGCGTTCCCTCACCAGCACCGGCCGCATCGACGCTGAACGTCAGTGGAACGCCCAACGAGGCCATCGTAGTGCGTGGATCTAATCCGGCGATCGAAACGCGGGAAACATCGAACACGTTGCAGGAGAACGGCGATCCGTTGATGTGCTGATCGTTGGCGGTGACACTGATCAAATGTCGACCGACGGAGGTCGGGACGAACGATACCAGATGGATATCATCCCGATAGTTCACGCGACTCGTTACGGTATCACCAGACGGTGAAGTGATCAAAACCTGCGGATCAATACCTTCGAAGCCCTCCAGCTCGAACACATTCTCACACTTGACCGGTGCCTGACGCAGACATTCGCCACTAGCGATGGCCTTTGACAGCGAGACCGGTGCGTGAGTGACGTGGCATGCGAACGGCGAACCCGGTACCGGATATCCATTAAAGCGCACCGACAGTGAGTGTGTAGCAGCCTCCGTTGGTTTAAAGTTCACCTTGAACCGTGCATTACCCTCCGATTGGACAAAGTTCGGTACATTCTTGccaccgacggcgacgattATCTCCAGATTTCCCGCACCGGCTTGACTTGCGTTGATACCGAAGCTGACACTCTTCCCGACGACACCGGGCCGTATGTCCGTGACGACGACCTTCTCGGCGGAATAGGCCTTCAGCAGGAAGGGGCTACCTTCGACGTGGCCACTACCGGGCAATCGTACCTCTACCGAATGGTCACCCACCTCGACTGGCTCAAACTTGACCCGATAACCGGCCGGTGCCGTCGAGGGGACAATGTCGGCCCGGACGGGACGGCGTGCTGGGCCGAGAACCTCGACCACGGGCGCAATGTCCGATTCGACGACGAAATCGAAGACATGGCCGACGCTGACCTTATCGGTGAGGTCACTGCTAACGATCCGTGCCGCTGGTGAGACCTacggcgagaaagagagacagcaTTAGAAGGAAGTTTTCATGATGTTAGGGTTCGCTGAGGATTAAAGTAATATTTTTGTAGCATTGGACTTCTAGTAATATTTTACTTAGCACAAACGCTCTATAGAGTATTGTAACGACACAAAGAGACGGAATAACGGCTAGTTGGTATTCCTAATGTATGTAACCTGATAAGAAATcagttataaaaaaaaaaaaaagatttctATGGTttttaaacatgtttttttctaGAATCAGATTCAGGCGGTATTGATTTCCACCTAGGCAGTATTTATCATATGAGTCCTGACCTGTGATTCCACTTTGGAGAATGTAAGATAATTTAAATGGAGATATAAAAATCGTTTTCGATCTATCTGGTAGATTATGGTACATTCTCACATATAACAAGCGAAATTTGTGTTAATTCAACGTCTATAGAGGCTTATAACAATTGTTTTTACTATTTCCTTAgccttttctgctttattttttttaaatcgatcgattgctgcaaAATATAGCTTCAAATATTGCCACATGGGAATCCATTAAGTAATCAGCAATGAAAACCTTTCTATACATCACAGTACAGCACAGTATTCACTAACATCTTAGTCAATTTATGTGACgcaaagaaacacacactaGCTGCTCTCTCTATCCTTTCTCTAGACATGACCGTTATCTCCCGAATGACCTTTGTGGTaaagaagaaattgaaaaatagaTCCAAAGATCACTTCCAGACAGGGTGGTCTGAATCACCCTAAAACACACACCGTACACCCTCCCTTCTATTCGAGGGAAACACCCCAACGCACTTTGTTTCTGCCACGAATCCGGATACGACAGCAACCTTTCGACCACACAGCTCTCCTTATCGCGGTCCGACACATCTCACTCGCCAGAAATCACTGGCCAACAAGTGCCCGGAACACACCAGGGGCCCCTGGTCAGCGAGTAACCAACACCCCCCCCGGCAACAACACTCTGGATTCAGGGCCTGTACGATCCGAAAAAGTATAAGATGACACACTTCCTCGGAGTGCATCCACTAACGCCGATTCAATCGGGTTGTTCCGCGTCTATATGGACAGCCCATTAGAACCACCGCGACCGCTAGGTGACCTCAACTTACCTTACAGGTGAACGGACTGCCCGGTACGTCTTGCCCGTTGAAGCGCAGCTCAACCGTGTGGTTCTGTGCCTCGCGGGGCGTGAAGCTGATCGCGTACGTGTGCTGACCCTGCGCCTGTGCCGACGTCGGCACCCGGCCACCATTGACCGTCACCTCCAGATTTCCCGGACCGGCCTGGGACGTTTCGACTGTTTTGGGGGAGGAGAATAAGGAATGTTCGGTATTATGAGTGCGAATTTTTGACGGTTACCAGTTGCGCTAGTTGGCGAAGTACTTACCCAGGAAGACGACCGGCTTCCCAACGGTTCCATTGTTGACGTTCTTTACCTTGATCGCGGTTACATCGTAGACCTGCGCGGCGATCATCgtgtggcgatgatgatgatacacgTTGTTGTACACCCCGGAACGGGAGCCCCGATGGAATGCGAATGGATTGAGGTTAGTATCGGGTTAGTATGGTCTTCCAGAGGTTCACTCTCCACTTTttctgcgctctctctctctctctctctctctctctctcttttgctctcgctcttctAAGCTAAGCTGGAGCTGGGAGTGCGTGATCAGAATGGCAACGAACAACGGCGGACCAACACAGTGCGCGATTGACAGTGATAGACGTCCACAGAGCGTATTGCGTTGTGTCTCTCCTCCCCCTGGGGGTGATAGTGAACGAAAGAGCCAACAGGAACGACCCATAGCCccacaaatgcacacacacacacacttgaacGGCGTGAGTGTAAGTTAACAATTAACGGTAATTATACCACGTAGCCGCGGTTGCGCTTGTGGTTGACGGATGAACGAATCGCTGGGTGCGTCCGAAGAGGCACGTGCCCTTCTTCCGGCGAGGTGAAAACATACACCGCCAGCATCGCCATCTGGCAAGCGGCGGCTACTTTTAGAGATCTCCTGCTAGAGGCTAGCACTAAGAGGTTCACAGTCGCCTCAGAGAGAGTGCCGATGGTGCAATATGTCAAGGGTTTAATTAACCCCGCGTttgagcaaacacacactcgggcACACGTCGAGGTCTTGGCGAGAGAGGTGGTCGTGCATCATACTGGCTCCCAACTGCTCGAAGATGTATCATTTGGTCTAATTAGGAGCCAATTAGCTTGGAGGAGATGTTTTGGAGCGATCTTAACTCGATAGCAAGTGATCTCGCTGGGTGACGAGTGGATCAACAATGTATCTGATCAGTTCGTAGAACGTTCTAGGAGTGCCTGGATCTCTTGGCTGCTTTCAGATCTAGTCAGTAATTAACAtctttaaacaaataaaatacgGATCGCGGATGCACATTCCTTTGAGCCGGTCAGGTTTATCTCGGTATCATTTAATGTGTCAGTTAAAAAGGTGGATCATTAAATAATCCAACAAAATTCTCTTGCTTAATGAAATCAAATGCCAGTAAAGTTGCAGGAATTCGCAGGTGTTAAAACCcgttttgattgattggtaAAAAGCGAACTTTAACTTCGTGCAAAGTTGAAATGGAAGGTTTCTGTTTATTCCTCACATTTCTAGCGATCTTTTCTTCAGTTGAGATTATTTGCAACATTGAAAAGCACTTAACATTGACCCAAATGTGCATAAAGCGAGGCACCATAAGTAGGAGAAAGTATATTGACCAATTCATAGAGTAGCCATCCGATCAGCAATGTTTGTGATGAGTCTCAAGGAAAGTGGTCTAGGGTCCAGGGGAGAGGCAGTTCCATCCCTTAAAAGAAAGGGAACCAGAGAAAAGTGGCTCAAGTGCCTTCGAATCCCCTATAGATGAGCAACATAGTAAAACACTCGAATCAAATGTTTCGAGCATTGGTTCAGTGGTACAGCTTATTGGTGGTAGGCTGTAGTGAGCTGTTGGATAGCCATTTCGTCATAGGGACAATAAACCAACAGCAAGTTCAATTGATCCACGGTGCCCTCATAATGGAATGTTGATCATACAGTGATCAGCATTCATGAAAGTGCTTCGATCGAAAACTGAAAGTAAACATATGCAGGAGCCTACCACCATTGTGAATGCTCACCTCTGAATGCCGACATAATGCCTTTCGAATAGAGCAGCATTCCATCAAATTCCTCAAGAGACATTCAGCCACACAGAGCTGTACGAGTGACAGATATCCAGAGATCCAGAACGCGCACGGGATCGCGGACGCAATTCAATTGGCTCACATTCGACATTCCGCGATCACCAGCCGCGACTTTTCTTTTCTATGACATTCCGCGGAGCGCCTGACCTTGAGCTGCGTTCCGACGACCGCGAACGGCGCAAACTTACCTTGGCGGAGTACGGGCTGCCAACGGTTGGCTGTCCCTCGACGGTTACGCTGACCCGATGCTCACCGACGACGCGCGGCACAAACTCGGCCTTAAACACACCGTCGGCCGTCTGTAAGACCTGTGCCGGTACCGAGTGACCGGAGGGGCCTGAAGAAGTGTGGGCGGGGAACACGTCATTTGTCAGAAAATGGagagcggcggtggtggaagggCCAAAATTTGGTTTTTAACCCCCCCTTTTTGATGTTGCTTTTTATTGTCGGAATTGTCGAGATATGGCGTGAGGATGGAGGATTTAGGTGCTACACTAAGGATAATAAGCATGgactcacacagacacacatacacacacacagacagacagacacatcCATCACATGCTTGTTGGCACATACGCAATaaaggttttccatttttattagTTCCAACCAAATTACACAATCAAAGCCCAACACGAGGGAATACAAGCAAGcagagggagacagagagagggagagggatggGCGAGCATCTGCTAAAGGGGGGATTCGTATGCTTATTAGCATGTGTATGGCATTAGACTGAGTATGGTTCGATCATACAAATGTGTTTAAAAGCATATTCGATCGCCTTGGATTTAACGTACGATATCCTTTACCATCCTTTAGCTCGaccgctctttctctcgctctcttttttctgAGCTGCTTTTCATATAAATACATTATTGATCTACGATTAGATTATGGTTAttggtggggaggagggaagaagatgaaggagaACGATACATTGCTATCATGTTATCTACTGTTGTTGGTTGAATGTTGTTAACATGTATATTCCATGCAATAATTGACGTTAGAAATCTTCGATTGTTGAAATATGCGCGAGCGGTATTAAGGGTTATACACTTAGTACTACTAcggttactactactattactagcCTACATGCATCAGTTAACACCCGAGATGGCCCGTCACGAGTCATTATCTATACGTACATACATATATGCATAAGTTCGATAAGTTCGGTTaagctacagctgctgctgctgctgttggtggtggtaagtgGTAAGTAGCGTCAAGATACCTCGCTCAAAAATTAGTGTTAAATAGTGGgtgcgaaagcgaaatcgaatcgaaaaacaaTGATCAAAATCATCTCATGATCggaatcatcttcatcatgaaatcaacaaacatTCATGCAAAAACACAcggttctctctgtctctctctctctttctctagtaCAAAAGTCTACGTCGCCCTGGAATGTACATGTAAAtagagaagaaggtgaagacaTCCGGTCAGATTAAATTGGTTCTTTACAGAAGCACGCAACTGGTGGTGTCGCGTTGCTTACGGTTTAATGATTGGATGATTGTGGTTGACCCTGGGGGGATTTTAGAATGTTTAGAAACAATATTGGCCACGGATCATtgcaggattttttttcctttgagGTCAAGTAGCTAGCACAACCACAATCATTTGTAACATTCGTTATATCAGAATATTATCTCGGTAATCATTTCACGATGTTCCATGTTTGCTACTATACTGAGATTCGTGCGCTTTTGGATCAGATATTTTATACGTACTGTCCACTTCTGAGTTGTTATCTAGAGCTAGCTAATCGCTATAATATTGAATTTtcaactttctctctctctctttctctccttctatcGCTCTTTTGCGCTGCCTACAGCGTACATCTGCTAATCAAATAGGTGAGGTGCAACCATTCGAAAGGCGAAAATTTAGTGACACAAAacagggaaggaaggaagagggatTTGTGAGCGAATGTGAACATCTAAACTGGTATGATTTGGCGCAGGAAAAGGAAGATTTTAGCGAGAGAAACAGTAACACAGAAAACCTAGTGTGATCGTGAAAGGGGAAAGAGAGCTATGTATAGGTAGAAAGGAGCTAGAGCTATGCTAAGAGTTTGGAGAGTGAATTGAAGTGCTGCCCTGCCCGATTACATACTAGTcacaaaacgcaaacgaaaacaatcaaaaccgctcgagcagctcgcACTGCGCTGCCGAGGTCAGGCCTACACAAGATGAATAGACGGAAACGGAGTCGGAGAATTTTTGGGAAGGAGGTTCCAAGTGTGGGGTGGGGTTGGACCGAGGGTTCTCCTACAGTATCTTACAGGACGTTGTTGCTAAGGACGTCACACAAACACTACATCGACGGGAcggttgacgacgatgaaccTACCTTCCACATTCACTTCGATATCCTCGAGACGGCCCCCGGCGTGGTTGATGACCAGTGAGTTGGGCATGTGCAGCGGTCCGGGACCGCCGAGCGACACCTGCGGCCCGGTGGTCCCACcattgatgatgacggtgatcgGACAACCCGGTACGAGCATTTTGTTGAACGAAACGTTGATGATGTGCTCGCAGGGTTCAGCCGGTACGAAGGAAACGGCGAATCTACGGTATAGGAGAGGAGGACAGGATGTTTATGAGAGGATTTCCCACGAGCAACGAGCCGGCCAGACGCTGGCGTAGGACACTTACTTGGCGTTCCCTTGTGGATGGACCTGGGTCGGGATGTTGTGACCCTTGGCGGAGATCGTAATCTCCAGGTTGCCTTCACCCGCATCGCCAGCATCGACGGTGAACTGTACCGGCCGGCCAACCGTGCCCTTGGAAACGGAACCAACCGCCACCTTGGTGGCATCGTACGATTTGGCCACAAACGGTGTACCCTGGACCGGGTACCCATTATACTCGACATTGATCGTGTGTGCACCGACATGGTTCGGTGTGAACTCGGCGGTAAACCCGGCATGTATGTCCCCGGTGACACGGACTGGCAGCTCGCCCTGGGGTCCCCGTACGCTGACCGCTAGTTCggccgctccaccaccactgacgGTAATGTGGAACGAGGCAGGACGGCTGACCGGGATCAGCTCCAGATTGGAGAGGTTCAACAGGACGCGGCTAGTGTCCGCGACCGAGCACACGAACGGGCAACCGATGACCGTTTCTCCGTTAAATTTAATGTCGATCAGATGTGGTTTTGCTTGCTCCGGTGTGAACGAAACCAGacagcggccaccaccaacaacctgCACATGGTTCGGTACTTCGCCCTCGTTGATCGAAATCTCGAGCTGACCTTCGCCGGCGGCACTAGCGTCGACGcggaactggcacggctgtcCGACCACCCCACCATTCACGTCCGTCACCTGGATCAGGCTGGAGTCGTACACTTTGGCGATCAGTGGACCGCCGACGAGCGTCGTACCACCGATCGATGCCTCGACGATGTGCGTGCCGACCTCCGACGGGACGAACTCGATGCGCAGGGCACCGTTGGACGACTCGTGCGTGACGCGTGCAGAGACCTTTGCCTTGCTCGGCGACAGGACGGTCGCCACGCAATCACTGCCCCTGATCGAAGCGCCCGGAGGCGGCAGCACCTCAAAAACCGCCGGCAGGTTGGCCGGCACCAGCCGCGTAGACTCACCGAGAGCCGTAAGCCCTGGTGACGACATTATGTTGATATTCCAAGGTGAACCTggcgatgagagagagaaagatggaaaattGTTAATTATTAAGACTCGTTACTGCTTGATAGAAACTGGAATTACGTATCATGCTTTTAAGTATGATAATGTTTGCTTCGGAAAGTCCGGGAATTGATGAAAATGGGTTTCGAATTCGGGATCGTGTTGCAGCAAGATCGTTCTTCAAATGCATCGTTGTATTCATCGAATATTGGAGACTTTTCTGGTCGTTATCATGATCTCATTCTGGTTtatatttattgcattttaccGATGAACTGAAATTCTCGATAAAATGATTTTCATCTAAGGACGAATAAAGGAACAGCTTAATAAGCctattaataataaaaaataggCAAATTAATTTGTACGGgcagacgaaaaaaaaggaaattgaacAGATGGCCCATAGCCTAAATTAAAGGGCTCCTAACGTAACTAATTCATTAAGTAAGGTTTTCACCTTACTTACTGGGTTCAATTACGTTAGCACCTGAAACAGGCAAAAAAGAAGCTAAACAGTGTACTGCATGATCGCACGGTCAGATTCCCGCCTAATGTAGGGAGTAAAACCCTGTATAGCAACAGTCAATCGTCGAtgatgacaacaacaaaaaaaaaagactcaaaaagaaggaagtaaACGAGACCGCCGATAGCAGGTCTGGTACGACCGAAAAAGGCCAAAAACTCATCAGCAACTAACGGCACCGATAGCCGAACTGGGTCAGCTCGTCTAAGGCCCACGGCGGCCTCGACCACGGCCCAAGACCGGACGCTTCCAACGCTTTCGCACGCCACTCCTCCGCCGGCTTACAACAATGTTTTTGCGACGACCATCGCCAACAcagcaaatcgatcgccaCTCCTTCCCCTTCGTCACTCGACAGGTGCTCAATGTCCTGTAAAACATGACTGTGCGCCTGTGCTATCAGTGGCAGTAGTAAGTagtagcaaccaaccaacagcataACGTCCAGCATGTGCTGCACTCCACGCTCGCGATGCAGTGCACGCGCCACCGAGTGGaagtgaaatgcaaaaaaaaaataacatacgccagAGACTACCGGAGTTTCCCTTGGCACCTCGCGCGCGCCTTGTCCTGTGCTGTACGCGCgcggacgtgtgtgtgtgtgtgtgtgtgtgtgtgtccaacgCGTCCCGATTACCAAATGCGCTCGGTAATGAAGTGAGGGTTAGCAACAtgtaagtgagtgagtggccgGGGCCCCCTTCCGCCCGTCCCGATGCTCTCTGCAGCTGTGATCTTAATTGCGCTGAAATCAGGCTAGGGCTCCATCCCCCACTGAGCTGCGGATGCGTCGCGTGAGAAATGTTCACAAACGAAGGCACACACCAGGTAACGATCGAATcgcgattgttgctgttgctgctgctgctgctgtcttcgcGATCATCCGCCGCCAACATGACGGAAGAGAGTGAGGCGAGTGCGTGCGATCGACGAGACGAGTGTTTGTGGATTTAGCTGATCGCGAGCTCTGTGTGAAAGCTCTCGTAACATACATTTGCTGTTCGAGTTCccgcgacggtgacggtgacggtgaggcaaggcaaggaagggcgacttagcgccaaccaaccaagcagtCTGCATTGCGATGATGCGGTGAAAGATGGTTCAAAAATTGCTTTTAAAATTATGAACCACCTGGTGCAGTGCACGAGAAACATAACGAGCGAATGATTTATATGCCAAAGCATAAGCGCGCGGTTTTTAACGGGTCATAAATGTAGCGGTGGTGATCGCGTAGCATCCGAAGAAACCAGGAAACAGAAGCAGAGAGCAGATCCGTCAGCAGCCAGTGTCTGTCGTCAACGCACTGGAGTGGCGTTAGTGCAAACGTAGCTTGCTACAGACATCGCACCACCATTCCAATAAACCATTTTCATGTTACTCAACATCAGAAAACAGCGCGGCAGAGGCACGGGGGGTCGAGTATGCGCGTACATTGCCCTCCGCCCGGGgctggggagggggatggggtgcgAACCTCGAACGGAACCCCAGCAAACGGTTATTGtcacacggaacacggaaatcGACGGGAGTCGCGAGTCCCGCTGCAAAACCGTTTCGTTGGAATGGTGTGCCAAGTAGTCTTTCCGGTTTTTGGACAACATATTTTTGTGTTGACCACATgatcctcccccctcccttttgggGACGGTGtcactgctgatga
This sequence is a window from Anopheles darlingi chromosome 3, idAnoDarlMG_H_01, whole genome shotgun sequence. Protein-coding genes within it:
- the LOC125954766 gene encoding filamin-B isoform X2, with the translated sequence MSSPGLTALGESTRLVPANLPAVFEVLPPPGASIRGSDCVATVLSPSKAKVSARVTHESSNGALRIEFVPSEVGTHIVEASIGGTTLVGGPLIAKVYDSSLIQVTDVNGGVVGQPCQFRVDASAAGEGQLEISINEGEVPNHVQVVGGGRCLVSFTPEQAKPHLIDIKFNGETVIGCPFVCSVADTSRVLLNLSNLELIPVSRPASFHITVSGGGAAELAVSVRGPQGELPVRVTGDIHAGFTAEFTPNHVGAHTINVEYNGYPVQGTPFVAKSYDATKVAVGSVSKGTVGRPVQFTVDAGDAGEGNLEITISAKGHNIPTQVHPQGNAKFAVSFVPAEPCEHIINVSFNKMLVPGCPITVIINGGTTGPQVSLGGPGPLHMPNSLVINHAGGRLEDIEVNVEGPSGHSVPAQVLQTADGVFKAEFVPRVVGEHRVSVTVEGQPTVGSPYSAKVYDVTAIKVKNVNNGTVGKPVVFLVETSQAGPGNLEVTVNGGRVPTSAQAQGQHTYAISFTPREAQNHTVELRFNGQDVPGSPFTCKVSPAARIVSSDLTDKVSVGHVFDFVVESDIAPVVEVLGPARRPVRADIVPSTAPAGYRVKFEPVEVGDHSVEVRLPGSGHVEGSPFLLKAYSAEKVVVTDIRPGVVGKSVSFGINASQAGAGNLEIIVAVGGKNVPNFVQSEGNARFKVNFKPTEAATHSLSVRFNGYPVPGSPFACHVTHAPVSLSKAIASGECLRQAPVKCENVFELEGFEGIDPQVLITSPSGDTVTSRVNYRDDIHLVSFVPTSVGRHLISVTANDQHINGSPFSCNVFDVSRVSIAGLDPRTTMASLGVPLTFSVDAAGAGEGTLELVVSTATSTVKAEVTACARGLYDVTFIPQSCEPHFVNITFNDLPVEGSPFRCEVQQNTQNVQAGNSTFIDLIAEEQTVEIFDPENKLVPFTLSRKAAEFKASKIGQYVVRYIDQETRNFIAARTINVFDPSMVKIVEVGEAYCHKPASLVVSTNDAGQGTLTSTVRCGGLEVPHSIRGTANSGVWEIVYHPTRVAPHKIMILYNQVPIANKAIEINVLAPAMSKEITVNGLGLYQARVGKTTSFAIDTVGHPAREFDVVVSGPGGQALPVRCYQTKGGHLQAEFTVQKVGQCLIDVLHQSKPLMGSPFTCEAYDPTKIQLQKVPKMNLCSNSPISWIVQSESAGVAEIEVTVLSPSGQNVPVQLTQQDDYMHAVEFVPLAAGHYKATVMYGGENVPNSPITYAVQSTTGGGGGAGKHADSHASGNGLEVAHRGKETSFVVYCPTAPNVQIERTDEQAERIEPRIKNLGNNQWKIYYTILSVGRYEIRASCTNRGPLPGSPWNISCLDPAKVTPIGGWGSLLDASGKLVLPSKIVFDTSMAGPGELTCYVDDGEVEVEKQGNGRCILFLSDDELVKGEHSFDLTWSGLPISQSPGFVYVTGQSAGADKVVLTGRGLTTAQVDEISHFTIDATEALSGKPEVHMTYEDGEPLPVTLLQPRPNELIWLASYNPHKSTGGPLSLDVEWNGRTIKGCPLTIPVGPAVDAAKVLCSGEGLRNGVVGREIKSWIDTRRAGPGELTAHCAGPRKVAYCELYDHGDATFTLNVKPQEPGRHTLTIKYGGQHVPGSPYTLRVAGAPDASKVRVYGPGIEHGVLATFQSRFIVDTRGAGAGQLTVRVRGPKGAFRVEMQRESQKDRTILCKYDPTEPGDYRVEVKWAGELVPGSPFPVLIFDTQEELKRFLHGN